In Niallia sp. FSL W8-0635, one genomic interval encodes:
- a CDS encoding DUF3006 domain-containing protein: MKGIIDRFEGDIAVIEINGKTQDFPKSILPKKAVVGDVVEITGNKAKILKTETEKLRKEIEDLMNDVWED, from the coding sequence ATGAAAGGCATTATTGATCGTTTTGAAGGAGATATCGCTGTTATCGAAATCAATGGGAAGACACAAGACTTCCCAAAAAGTATTCTGCCCAAAAAAGCAGTTGTTGGAGATGTAGTAGAGATCACCGGCAACAAAGCAAAAATATTAAAAACAGAGACAGAAAAACTTCGAAAAGAAATCGAAGACCTCATGAACGACGTTTGGGAAGATTAA
- a CDS encoding SunI/YnzG family protein, whose amino-acid sequence MLEVKVTKHNDNLHIKWQLSTIEIPLSDITAVANDETYAGKEVSGIRIGFPYGNTDRVIIHTKTDTYIIFTSIGKLKDKIINFMKEK is encoded by the coding sequence ATGCTGGAAGTCAAAGTAACCAAACACAACGACAATTTACACATAAAATGGCAGCTAAGCACCATTGAAATTCCCTTATCAGACATTACAGCAGTAGCAAATGACGAAACATATGCTGGGAAAGAAGTAAGCGGAATAAGAATTGGTTTCCCTTATGGAAACACAGACAGAGTCATCATACATACGAAAACAGATACTTATATTATTTTTACAAGTATCGGAAAATTAAAGGATAAAATCATAAATTTTATGAAGGAAAAATAA